One segment of Sulfobacillus thermosulfidooxidans DSM 9293 DNA contains the following:
- a CDS encoding pilus assembly protein TadG-related protein: protein MMIMNTRGLRDTKGQSLPIVILFMGLIIGAAAVTIDYGKVSALRNQAQSASSAAALAAAQTLATEINAQISSSNSATQGYVDISLTNPTTLAQKIYEKNIRTAIAHSNSLNTCTVTYYIGSLNTQDKVSSDLSSIQLTINSPIYVQVTSSGTTTMNFGNALGVGTAKITPKATAEDVIQFQISNGLVLPLLLPVSNPLSATGNWRNYWSDGAVYAAYRGDGSGYVPSWTSGIASSNVIAYHKSGKTSGTGCSKSGIFGDGGFGWYNNKTYSSLQVGEIIKGNSGTNKWKHELHFVTPGQTVVLPVAYPYTYDQNASSKQNCPNDSAKTVEIYGFVTATIDSVHDTHGEPGIGFSFTIDHRYSISSTVSSDNTTNLSLSYSARLVSNFGS from the coding sequence ATGATGATTATGAATACAAGGGGTTTACGGGATACCAAAGGCCAATCATTGCCCATCGTTATCCTCTTTATGGGATTAATTATTGGTGCGGCTGCTGTGACGATCGATTATGGTAAAGTTTCTGCATTGCGTAATCAAGCACAGTCGGCTTCCAGTGCCGCTGCATTAGCTGCTGCACAAACACTGGCGACCGAAATAAATGCACAAATATCCTCATCTAATTCGGCAACACAGGGCTATGTTGATATTTCTTTAACAAATCCTACGACATTAGCGCAAAAAATATACGAAAAGAATATAAGGACAGCGATAGCGCATAGCAACTCCTTAAATACCTGCACAGTGACATATTACATTGGCTCTCTTAACACTCAGGATAAAGTAAGTTCCGATCTGAGCAGTATTCAGCTCACCATTAACAGTCCCATTTATGTACAAGTCACATCTTCAGGGACCACGACTATGAACTTTGGCAATGCATTAGGTGTAGGTACCGCGAAAATCACACCAAAAGCTACAGCTGAGGACGTAATTCAATTTCAAATTTCAAATGGCTTAGTGCTCCCCTTATTGCTACCCGTGAGTAATCCTTTATCTGCTACGGGAAATTGGCGAAATTATTGGAGCGATGGAGCGGTATATGCAGCATACAGAGGAGACGGTTCAGGATATGTACCGTCGTGGACCTCGGGAATTGCTTCGTCCAACGTCATTGCCTATCATAAATCTGGTAAAACTTCAGGAACCGGATGTAGCAAAAGCGGAATCTTTGGCGATGGTGGATTTGGTTGGTACAATAATAAAACATATTCCTCGCTGCAAGTCGGTGAAATTATTAAGGGTAATTCTGGCACCAATAAGTGGAAACATGAATTACATTTCGTTACTCCAGGGCAAACTGTAGTGCTTCCCGTAGCTTATCCCTATACCTATGATCAAAATGCCAGCTCAAAGCAGAACTGTCCAAATGATAGTGCTAAAACCGTAGAGATTTACGGTTTTGTGACCGCCACGATTGATTCTGTACATGACACACACGGTGAGCCGGGCATTGGATTTAGTTTCACTATTGATCACCGTTATTCTATCAGTAGTACCGTGTCATCGGACAATACAACCAATTTATCTTTGTCATATAGTGCCCGGCTTGTATCAAATTTTGGATCGTGA
- a CDS encoding Flp family type IVb pilin, which produces MANLQAFLMALFTRFKDKDGQALVEYALILALIAVVVIVALHLRVFHNSKPATPKGSVA; this is translated from the coding sequence TTGGCAAATTTACAGGCGTTTTTGATGGCTCTTTTCACGCGATTTAAAGATAAAGATGGGCAGGCTCTTGTCGAGTATGCTTTAATCTTAGCCCTTATTGCCGTGGTTGTAATCGTAGCATTACACTTGAGGGTTTTTCATAACTCAAAACCCGCGACTCCCAAGGGGTCTGTAGCCTGA
- a CDS encoding transposase, which translates to MYSIRQASFFSLQDWIKDTEWDDQLQRILDQVPLSPALAALPPPARTGRPEQHDRPTMIRAYIAKAVEQIPTTEALRARLRRDPVFRWIVGYRGKSDVPSAATFSRLFNQLSRCTSLQVIHAQLVETARERHLVPDDVAAYDASDIPAYEKTRRHADAQDLERASWGMKTGPKGQKYRWFGYKLHLSVAAGSLFPLAALTTTAMVHDVNMARPLVQITTDRNMGQQVAIFDAGYDQATLYQDLHAQGLIPIIPLNRHGGEAPEGRNTLGRPTCSMGYPLTLAGYDATTETQKFRCPHATGHVECPMGMAWCSPSNYGYVQKMAIADNPREVGRIVRGTATWDALYNLRTSVERAFSYLKEQLNLRTVRVRGRRKVHTHHLFAVIALAATVLASTVS; encoded by the coding sequence ATGTACTCTATTCGCCAAGCATCGTTCTTTTCCCTGCAGGATTGGATAAAAGATACCGAATGGGATGACCAGTTGCAGCGAATTTTAGATCAGGTACCCCTCAGCCCCGCATTGGCGGCATTACCACCACCGGCCCGCACGGGCCGCCCGGAACAGCATGATCGACCGACCATGATCCGCGCTTATATAGCGAAAGCGGTGGAGCAAATTCCCACCACCGAAGCCTTACGGGCTCGCCTGCGCCGCGATCCCGTGTTCCGCTGGATTGTCGGCTATCGCGGGAAATCCGATGTCCCCTCGGCGGCGACCTTCTCGCGTCTGTTTAACCAATTGAGTCGCTGTACGAGCCTTCAAGTCATCCATGCCCAACTCGTTGAGACGGCACGGGAACGCCATCTCGTACCGGATGACGTGGCGGCGTATGATGCGTCCGACATCCCCGCCTATGAGAAAACGCGTCGGCATGCCGACGCGCAAGATCTCGAGCGGGCTAGTTGGGGGATGAAGACCGGGCCCAAGGGCCAGAAATATCGGTGGTTCGGCTACAAGTTGCATCTGTCGGTGGCGGCCGGGAGCCTCTTTCCGTTGGCTGCGCTGACCACGACAGCCATGGTGCATGACGTGAACATGGCCCGACCGCTGGTCCAGATCACCACCGACCGGAACATGGGGCAGCAGGTGGCGATTTTCGATGCCGGGTACGATCAGGCGACCCTGTATCAGGATCTCCATGCGCAAGGACTGATTCCCATTATCCCGCTCAATCGCCACGGGGGTGAGGCACCCGAGGGTCGCAACACCCTGGGGCGTCCAACCTGTTCCATGGGTTACCCGCTGACGTTAGCGGGCTATGATGCGACCACGGAGACCCAAAAGTTTCGATGTCCCCATGCGACAGGACATGTCGAGTGTCCCATGGGCATGGCATGGTGTTCCCCCTCGAACTATGGCTATGTCCAGAAAATGGCGATTGCTGACAATCCCCGCGAAGTGGGGCGCATCGTGCGCGGAACGGCGACATGGGATGCCCTCTATAACTTGCGGACGAGCGTGGAACGGGCCTTCAGCTACCTGAAGGAACAACTGAATCTCCGCACCGTCCGCGTGCGCGGACGACGAAAGGTGCATACCCATCATCTCTTCGCAGTCATTGCCTTGGCCGCGACGGTGCTGGCTTCCACCGTTTCATAG
- the cpaB gene encoding Flp pilus assembly protein CpaB, with protein sequence MAIAKRMGTFFRINRWLLAGIVIIGIAAYVSARYVQIAIQQANAKTHVPTVQVLVASQTIPAYEPITSALVTVKTYPASAVPAGSYSSLQALNGAWTTEAISPGVPLVSSEVFFPKTANVLAARINPQDMAVDVPLSSTNAVDGLIMPGDNIALFITITEKNGQKVIEDFMNHVKVLAVNGSMTPPSAPMIGQSPNLIVAMTPSRIESLLFAEQNSSGFTAALESPHTKAQRPTPYGLNNLDTPVP encoded by the coding sequence ATGGCTATAGCAAAGCGGATGGGAACGTTTTTTCGGATAAATCGTTGGCTGCTAGCGGGCATTGTGATTATTGGCATAGCGGCCTATGTTTCGGCACGTTACGTCCAAATAGCCATTCAACAGGCCAATGCGAAAACTCACGTTCCTACCGTGCAAGTTCTTGTGGCATCTCAAACTATTCCGGCTTATGAACCCATTACGTCAGCGCTGGTCACAGTGAAAACGTATCCGGCTTCTGCAGTACCTGCGGGGTCTTATTCGTCTCTTCAGGCTCTGAATGGAGCGTGGACAACCGAAGCGATATCACCGGGAGTTCCTCTAGTTTCCAGCGAAGTATTTTTCCCTAAAACAGCCAATGTTTTAGCCGCCCGCATAAATCCTCAAGATATGGCCGTAGATGTTCCCTTGTCGTCAACCAATGCGGTCGATGGTTTAATTATGCCAGGCGATAACATTGCTTTATTTATTACGATTACCGAGAAAAATGGGCAAAAAGTTATTGAAGATTTTATGAACCACGTCAAAGTGTTAGCGGTGAACGGTTCTATGACCCCGCCATCGGCTCCTATGATCGGGCAAAGCCCCAATTTGATTGTCGCAATGACACCTTCTCGTATTGAATCTCTATTATTTGCTGAACAAAATTCATCGGGCTTTACCGCAGCTCTAGAGTCTCCGCATACTAAGGCGCAACGTCCCACTCCTTATGGATTAAATAATCTTGATACGCCAGTTCCCTAA
- a CDS encoding AAA family ATPase — MVSVLVAAISPVMESIDFMLRQLSFVNIAGSTESIREAVDIASVEPVDAMIVDESLLSDSWGLQDRLAREPFPLILIIHTPSVESTRRALAIHAADVITQEAIPSLLPPLLKSLNKSEEHPMSLHRIIGVYSAKGGVGKTTLAVNLAWSLALLSERPTALVDLDLQFGDIGPMVHDSPDVTIRELVEGSPKEVEEDKLSRSLIAVDGLPLNLLLAPLHPQYADLVESHHVKDILQHLKATHVFTVCDLSAALSDQNLSAMDLVDVLMMVATPEMITLRNVARSLKVLQTLYPEQGRIRVVINRAGTGMTSDQISQVLPIPVSYWMPSGGVTPVRSANTGKPLVVVDPSNPLAISIENIAKTLLEEFEGASRRTVRKDVL, encoded by the coding sequence ATGGTCAGCGTACTCGTGGCCGCGATTTCTCCTGTTATGGAATCGATCGATTTTATGTTGCGACAACTGTCGTTCGTTAATATCGCGGGCTCTACGGAAAGCATCCGGGAAGCAGTGGATATTGCCAGCGTTGAACCGGTGGATGCAATGATTGTTGATGAAAGTCTCTTGAGTGACAGTTGGGGCCTTCAAGATCGTCTGGCCCGTGAGCCGTTTCCTTTGATTTTAATCATTCATACGCCGAGCGTAGAGTCTACTCGTCGGGCCCTAGCTATTCATGCGGCCGATGTGATAACGCAGGAGGCTATCCCTTCTTTGTTACCTCCGTTGTTGAAATCCTTGAATAAATCGGAAGAACATCCTATGTCTTTACATCGCATTATTGGGGTATATTCAGCCAAGGGAGGAGTCGGGAAGACAACGTTGGCAGTCAATCTGGCTTGGAGTTTAGCGCTTTTATCTGAACGACCGACCGCGTTGGTCGACTTAGATTTACAATTTGGCGACATAGGTCCAATGGTTCACGATAGTCCAGATGTGACGATTCGTGAACTTGTTGAAGGTTCACCAAAAGAGGTTGAGGAAGACAAGTTGTCGCGTTCACTCATAGCTGTCGATGGATTGCCGTTAAATTTGCTATTGGCACCTTTGCATCCGCAATATGCGGACTTAGTGGAATCACATCACGTCAAGGATATACTTCAGCATCTTAAGGCAACTCATGTTTTTACCGTGTGTGATTTATCGGCTGCCTTGTCTGATCAAAATTTGTCGGCTATGGATCTTGTCGATGTCTTAATGATGGTAGCAACGCCAGAAATGATCACTTTGCGTAACGTAGCCCGATCACTAAAAGTATTGCAAACATTATATCCAGAACAAGGTAGGATTCGCGTGGTAATCAACCGGGCAGGTACTGGTATGACATCTGATCAAATTAGTCAGGTATTACCAATTCCCGTATCTTATTGGATGCCGAGTGGAGGAGTGACACCTGTTCGGTCCGCTAACACGGGGAAACCTTTGGTCGTTGTCGATCCATCTAATCCTCTTGCAATATCCATTGAAAATATTGCGAAGACTCTACTGGAAGAATTTGAAGGCGCGAGCCGTAGAACGGTTCGCAAAGATGTGTTGTGA
- a CDS encoding CpaF family protein → MSLRNRINGMSSGASQAFKAIKTTQNNKTGEFDYLGTNFLALKSRVQDALLTQVMDPEKLSRDELRGIILNIVEADKDISPLEKDALVRILVDEILGYGPIQALLDDPDISEIMINGPSRVYIERHGSLIKTDVTFRDEAHLRSVLEKMLSFTGRRVDESSPMVDARLPDGSRLNAILRPLAVSGDSITIRKFSKDPFVLSQLVQMGTLSSEMAEFIQAAVHGKLNIVVSGGTGSGKTTTLNALSAFIPESERIVTIEDAAELQLQQDHKVTLEARPANIEGRGGITIRDLVRNALRMRPDRIIVGEVRGGEALDMLQAMNTGHEGSLTTVHANSPRDCLARIETMVLMAGADLPLTAIRTQVASAIDLIIQQARLLDGSRRIIRITEVVGMESGIITTQDLFQFDQTGVDEDGRVVGVFRANGIRPKNYDRIRSQGVDLSPSIFGMGV, encoded by the coding sequence ATGTCACTACGCAACCGGATTAATGGAATGTCTTCAGGGGCTTCACAAGCCTTTAAAGCAATAAAAACCACACAAAATAATAAAACGGGAGAATTTGATTACTTAGGAACAAATTTTCTTGCACTCAAAAGCCGTGTACAAGACGCATTATTGACTCAGGTGATGGATCCGGAGAAACTATCGCGCGATGAGTTACGGGGCATTATTTTAAACATTGTTGAAGCTGACAAGGACATTTCGCCTTTAGAAAAAGATGCGTTGGTCAGAATTTTGGTCGATGAAATTTTAGGTTATGGTCCCATCCAAGCGCTGTTAGATGACCCAGACATCTCCGAAATTATGATTAATGGGCCGTCGCGAGTCTATATTGAACGCCATGGATCATTGATTAAAACGGATGTGACTTTTCGCGATGAAGCTCACCTACGTTCGGTATTAGAAAAAATGTTATCGTTTACGGGCCGGCGCGTTGATGAGTCAAGTCCAATGGTGGATGCAAGGCTTCCTGACGGATCCCGGCTCAATGCGATTTTACGGCCTCTCGCCGTATCAGGCGATTCGATCACGATTCGAAAATTTTCCAAGGACCCCTTTGTTCTGTCCCAGTTGGTCCAGATGGGCACGTTATCGAGCGAAATGGCCGAATTTATTCAAGCCGCTGTGCATGGCAAATTAAATATCGTGGTATCTGGTGGAACTGGTTCTGGTAAAACCACAACATTGAATGCGTTATCAGCGTTTATTCCTGAATCCGAGCGCATTGTCACGATTGAAGACGCGGCGGAACTTCAGTTACAGCAAGACCACAAAGTGACATTGGAAGCTCGCCCGGCCAATATTGAGGGACGTGGAGGAATCACGATTCGAGATCTTGTTCGCAATGCTTTGCGTATGCGTCCTGACCGCATTATTGTCGGTGAGGTTCGAGGCGGTGAGGCTTTAGATATGTTGCAAGCGATGAATACAGGTCATGAGGGAAGTTTGACGACTGTTCACGCTAATAGTCCTCGGGATTGTCTTGCCCGTATTGAAACCATGGTGCTTATGGCTGGCGCGGATTTGCCTCTGACAGCCATCAGGACACAGGTGGCCTCTGCTATTGATCTCATTATTCAACAAGCACGGCTTCTAGATGGATCTCGCCGGATTATTCGGATAACCGAAGTCGTGGGAATGGAAAGTGGGATTATCACGACGCAAGATCTTTTCCAATTCGATCAAACCGGGGTGGATGAGGACGGGCGCGTGGTGGGCGTGTTCCGGGCCAATGGCATTCGACCGAAGAATTACGACCGCATTCGTTCCCAAGGTGTCGATTTATCGCCGAGCATATTTGGGATGGGGGTGTGA
- a CDS encoding type II secretion system F family protein produces the protein MTALTLWLAVTWPLAVLLIVVGYRSTRAYHITQRRLYAMGSIGVSTPNKHSPFDLFSAIRNTWSQGQNAAALKLRMSEYIIFLVGAFAVPALIGFIVRGPIGAAILGLIGVGGMLLYFRLMKQRYLHLAEQSLPDFLRGISGALRAGTSLTQAMALVAKETPDPLGSEISRVLRRESFGFSLEQTLNELTTRIPSKDLALAVMVINIQREIGGSLADILENIVQTIVARQRLAQEVRALTAQGRMSGWVLTALPFILGLAIWFLDPAYMDPLFHTTTGLIMLGSAAVSVAVGGFVINRLVRSPEL, from the coding sequence ATGACAGCTCTGACGTTGTGGCTAGCTGTAACATGGCCTTTAGCAGTCTTGTTGATTGTCGTGGGATATCGTTCGACTCGAGCATATCACATTACTCAAAGACGTCTCTATGCCATGGGATCGATCGGCGTATCGACGCCGAATAAACATAGCCCTTTTGATTTGTTTTCGGCAATCCGCAATACATGGAGCCAAGGGCAAAATGCTGCAGCACTGAAATTGCGAATGAGCGAATATATTATTTTCCTTGTTGGAGCTTTTGCCGTTCCCGCTCTTATTGGTTTTATTGTTCGAGGACCAATTGGCGCAGCGATATTAGGGCTAATTGGTGTAGGCGGGATGCTTCTCTATTTCCGGCTTATGAAACAACGGTATTTGCATCTTGCGGAACAAAGCTTACCGGATTTTTTGCGGGGCATATCCGGAGCTTTACGAGCCGGTACGTCCTTAACTCAAGCCATGGCCTTGGTGGCTAAAGAAACGCCTGATCCGTTAGGCTCAGAAATTTCCCGAGTTCTTCGACGAGAATCCTTTGGATTTAGCCTTGAACAAACTTTGAATGAGTTGACCACCCGCATTCCATCGAAGGATTTGGCGTTAGCGGTGATGGTAATCAATATCCAACGTGAAATTGGCGGATCTTTGGCGGACATTCTCGAAAATATCGTGCAAACTATTGTAGCCCGTCAACGACTGGCTCAAGAAGTGCGGGCATTAACGGCTCAGGGGAGGATGAGCGGATGGGTATTGACGGCATTACCGTTTATCCTAGGATTAGCCATATGGTTCTTGGATCCGGCCTATATGGATCCTCTATTTCATACAACCACGGGACTGATTATGCTGGGTTCAGCTGCAGTGTCAGTAGCGGTGGGGGGCTTCGTGATTAACCGGCTTGTTCGTTCACCAGAGCTCTAA
- a CDS encoding type II secretion system F family protein, producing the protein MLFWLNVTIAALLALAVVTISLWVRDLRVANRQKTLNERLQSYQLVRKPPADELEVPFVQRVIAPIMRKMFSTISRALTPAKVRNELARRLRQAGSKLSPEIFALYRLAISGLLLALGIFLVRLNSGAPQWQQIAIPLGMAGLGYVFMGVRVNTQAQNRLKALERSLPEVFDLLSVSVEAGLAFDAAMRKLVTNIDNGPAKEEFTRVMSDIQLGMTRAEALAALAERTKSRELKRFAGLVAQSDRTGSGIAGALRVQARDIKEARAAQAREKAALIPVKIIFPMVFFIFPAIFVVILGPAMLSIVHLFHG; encoded by the coding sequence ATGCTGTTTTGGTTAAACGTGACAATCGCTGCATTATTAGCATTAGCTGTAGTTACGATCTCCTTATGGGTTCGGGATTTACGGGTGGCTAATCGGCAGAAAACATTAAATGAACGTCTGCAATCATATCAATTAGTGAGAAAACCGCCTGCGGATGAGCTTGAAGTTCCTTTTGTTCAACGCGTTATCGCTCCTATAATGCGCAAGATGTTTTCCACGATATCCCGTGCACTGACCCCTGCAAAAGTACGAAATGAATTAGCCAGACGTCTTAGACAGGCTGGAAGTAAGCTAAGTCCGGAAATCTTTGCGTTGTACCGGTTAGCAATATCGGGATTATTATTAGCGTTGGGTATTTTTTTAGTGAGGTTAAATTCTGGTGCGCCGCAGTGGCAACAGATTGCGATTCCCTTAGGTATGGCGGGGTTAGGCTATGTTTTCATGGGCGTTCGGGTTAATACACAAGCTCAAAATCGTTTAAAGGCCTTAGAACGCTCGTTACCTGAAGTTTTTGATTTACTGAGTGTGAGTGTTGAAGCGGGATTAGCATTTGATGCGGCCATGCGCAAATTGGTCACGAATATCGATAATGGGCCTGCCAAAGAAGAGTTTACCCGGGTGATGTCAGATATTCAGTTAGGGATGACACGCGCTGAAGCGTTGGCTGCGTTGGCGGAACGCACCAAATCCCGTGAACTGAAGCGTTTTGCTGGTCTTGTTGCACAATCTGATAGAACGGGGAGCGGAATAGCAGGAGCCTTACGGGTCCAAGCCCGTGACATTAAAGAGGCACGCGCAGCACAGGCCAGGGAAAAAGCCGCGTTGATACCGGTGAAAATCATTTTCCCGATGGTCTTCTTCATTTTCCCAGCTATTTTCGTTGTGATTTTAGGTCCAGCGATGCTCTCAATTGTTCATCTCTTTCATGGATAA
- a CDS encoding DUF192 domain-containing protein, which yields MRSGEVIGSHVIVARSFWQRFKGLMGTTSLAIGHGMLFPHTNSVHMFFMRYPLCVVYLNKDFVVLRCVVLRPWTIGPVVRGTYWVLELPESVAQQISVNDSLDVMKVH from the coding sequence ATGCGTAGTGGGGAAGTTATCGGTTCTCACGTGATTGTGGCCCGATCATTCTGGCAGAGATTCAAAGGCCTTATGGGTACTACATCACTCGCAATAGGTCATGGGATGTTATTTCCACATACAAATTCGGTGCATATGTTTTTTATGCGGTACCCCTTGTGTGTGGTTTATTTAAACAAGGATTTTGTGGTACTGCGTTGTGTTGTGCTTAGACCATGGACGATTGGTCCGGTAGTCCGGGGAACATATTGGGTACTGGAACTGCCGGAGAGCGTCGCTCAACAAATTTCGGTCAATGATTCTTTGGATGTCATGAAGGTGCACTAA
- a CDS encoding TadE/TadG family type IV pilus assembly protein has product MKKSWKRIGHDHQGQALVEFALVAPLLLLFLFAIIQMGFIFSGFISIEQGARAGVRAASLGENSTQIGCAIYSQINSGLFPNNAVVKWTANFYSSNANSSSPASSSNSSSSSSSSSSSSSSSSPSPSPSTSLPTVEVNVSTSYPLLIKLPGFGSSVLMNQHYTMIQEGGNSTATESGSFSKTLPPSSCS; this is encoded by the coding sequence ATGAAAAAGTCGTGGAAGCGTATCGGCCATGATCATCAAGGTCAGGCTCTTGTCGAATTTGCACTCGTGGCACCTCTCTTACTGCTGTTTCTATTTGCCATAATCCAAATGGGTTTTATCTTTAGCGGCTTTATTTCCATTGAACAAGGTGCTCGTGCTGGCGTCCGGGCAGCATCTTTAGGCGAGAACTCGACACAAATCGGCTGTGCGATTTATAGTCAAATCAACTCTGGATTGTTTCCCAATAACGCCGTGGTAAAGTGGACAGCAAATTTTTATAGTAGTAACGCAAATTCATCTTCACCGGCATCATCTTCTAACTCTTCCTCATCTTCATCTTCATCTTCATCTTCATCTTCATCTTCATCGCCCTCACCATCTCCCTCTACATCTTTACCTACCGTCGAAGTTAACGTATCAACATCATATCCTTTATTAATTAAATTACCAGGGTTTGGATCATCAGTGTTGATGAATCAGCACTACACAATGATTCAGGAAGGGGGAAATTCCACAGCTACGGAATCAGGATCGTTTTCAAAGACACTGCCACCTTCGTCATGTTCCTAA
- a CDS encoding AAA family ATPase: protein MYVASQEGLRAKLVGAVKNIPGAVLDGSSTDLRQALDECATENPGVLLIDDELLIQNVGLFEQIASLPYPIVVLASPTDAGAARRALAIKAKDFISLDSWQQDLAAILSRVATPLEGEVHHDGRVIVVFSSKGGVGKTTLSVNLAIALAKASRQPVAIVDLDIQFGDVAPMVGDAPLVTLYDLVKGTTHIEADMVKRALKRVANNVYILAAPNNPEEADDIRADHIVQVLQLLRETHAYVVVDTAPGYTDINVAAFDFSDTILTVCTPDVVTLRTVGQALQVFYDGFHYAKDKVRIVLNRSGSKTGVETTDIAQVLQSAVSYQLPSDGAYPVRAANEGQPLMLQFPESALARAIQNIANDIVQETEGRQRTVAKKPGRLPFFSRLLRKPD, encoded by the coding sequence GTGTATGTGGCAAGTCAGGAGGGACTGCGTGCCAAATTGGTAGGGGCGGTGAAGAATATTCCCGGGGCCGTACTGGATGGCAGCTCGACCGACTTGCGACAAGCACTGGATGAATGCGCTACAGAAAATCCGGGTGTCCTACTCATCGACGATGAGCTGTTAATACAAAATGTAGGGCTTTTCGAACAAATTGCGAGCCTCCCCTATCCGATTGTTGTACTAGCTTCTCCGACGGATGCTGGAGCTGCCCGCCGTGCTTTGGCGATTAAAGCCAAAGACTTTATCAGCCTCGACAGTTGGCAGCAAGATTTAGCAGCCATTTTGTCACGGGTGGCCACGCCACTCGAAGGGGAAGTGCACCATGATGGGCGTGTTATTGTGGTGTTTTCGTCTAAAGGGGGCGTTGGCAAGACAACACTGAGTGTGAACTTAGCTATTGCCCTCGCCAAAGCCAGTCGTCAACCTGTCGCCATCGTGGATTTGGACATTCAATTTGGGGATGTGGCGCCCATGGTCGGGGACGCGCCCCTAGTGACCTTATATGATTTGGTTAAGGGAACAACCCACATTGAAGCGGATATGGTGAAACGGGCGCTCAAACGCGTGGCCAATAATGTGTACATTTTGGCCGCACCCAATAATCCCGAAGAAGCGGACGATATTCGGGCCGATCACATTGTGCAAGTTCTGCAATTATTACGCGAAACTCATGCCTACGTGGTTGTTGACACCGCACCGGGTTACACCGATATTAATGTCGCGGCTTTTGATTTTTCTGATACGATTTTAACGGTTTGTACTCCGGATGTGGTAACGTTGCGCACAGTTGGACAAGCGCTTCAGGTTTTTTACGACGGGTTTCATTACGCTAAGGACAAAGTGCGGATTGTTCTCAACCGTAGCGGATCGAAAACAGGAGTCGAAACCACCGATATTGCCCAGGTGCTCCAAAGTGCCGTCAGTTATCAATTACCCAGTGATGGCGCCTATCCCGTCCGCGCAGCCAATGAAGGACAGCCGCTCATGTTACAGTTTCCGGAGTCGGCGTTGGCGCGAGCCATCCAAAATATTGCGAATGATATTGTTCAAGAAACGGAAGGCCGTCAACGTACAGTCGCCAAAAAACCGGGCAGACTTCCCTTCTTTTCCCGATTACTGCGAAAACCTGATTAA